The Vespula vulgaris chromosome 2, iyVesVulg1.1, whole genome shotgun sequence genome has a segment encoding these proteins:
- the LOC127072691 gene encoding uncharacterized protein LOC127072691 isoform X3: MKSIIQNVRHFKRILVFRNVRGGEKIMTHCDVRGSEAYCGEESHTILHEQGGAAQLGGVTLCPLPNKPDGSFDLALLRNKLRNDRLHEPISKLVIVENTINGKIVPQDWIIELAGLAKSCDLKLHLDGARIWNVVTASNVSAKDLVSAFDSVTFCLSKGLGAPIGSLLCGDKCFINKARRIRKVLGGGMRQVGIIAAAGLVALEEIVPLLKEDHKRAALIARAINDLNSETFTVDEKTVQTNIVFVNIRSKFITSVNFAERLLQVQEDVEDDRIMIKCLPLTRTTVRFVLYHEITDAMLEAVIRKITYVIRSMDVNE; this comes from the exons ATGAAAAGTATCATACAAAATGTCCGACATTTCAAAAGGATACTGGTTTTTCGAAACGTCCGAGGtggagaaaaaa TTATGACTCACTGCGACGTACGTGGAAGCGAAGCTTATTGCGGCGAGGAATCTCATACGATTTTACACGAGCAAGGTGGTGCTGCTCAATTAGGAGGTGTAACTTTGTGTCCTTTACCAAATAAACCTGACGGAAGCTTCGATCTAGCGTTACTTCGAAACAAACTTCGTAACGATAGATTGCACGAACCAATCTCGAAATTGGTAATCGTAGAAAATACGATTAATGGTAAGATCGTGCCACAGGATTGGATCATAGAATTGGCTGGATTAGCCAAATCTTGCGATCTTAAATTACATTTAGATGGAGCAAGAATATGGAATGTTGTAACGGCATCTAACGTGTCGGCTAAAGATCTCGTGTCTGCATTCGATTCGGTCACGTTTTGTTTAAGCAAGGGTTTGGGGGCACCGATCGGTTCCTTATTATGCGGAGACAAATGCTTTATCAACAAAGCAAGGAGAATACGAAAGGTTTTAGGTGGAGGAATGAGACAGGTTGGTATTATCGCGGCTGCTGGACTCGTGGCTCTAGAAGAAATCGTACCTTTGTTGAAAGAAGACCATAAAAGAGCAGCTCTCATCGCACGAGCGATCAACGATTTAAACTCCGAAACGTTCACCGTCGACGAGAAAACTGTACAGACAAATATagtttttgtaaatatacgtTCTAAATTCATAACTTCGGTGAATTTTGCAGAAAGGCTTCTACAAGTTCAAGAGGATGTGGAGGACGAtcgaataatgataaaatgttTGCCTCTAACGAGAACGACCGTTAGATTTGTCTTATACCATGAAATTACCGACGCGATGCTGGAAGCGGTCATACGTAAAATCACCTACGTTATCAGAAGTATGGATGTGAACGAATAA
- the LOC127072691 gene encoding uncharacterized protein LOC127072691 isoform X1 has product MSDISKGYWFFETSEVEKKYTVVDLRSDTLTKPTKAMRLAMFNAEVGDDVYEEDPTVKKLEEKAATLMGKEAALFVTSGTMGNLIAIMTHCDVRGSEAYCGEESHTILHEQGGAAQLGGVTLCPLPNKPDGSFDLALLRNKLRNDRLHEPISKLVIVENTINGKIVPQDWIIELAGLAKSCDLKLHLDGARIWNVVTASNVSAKDLVSAFDSVTFCLSKGLGAPIGSLLCGDKCFINKARRIRKVLGGGMRQVGIIAAAGLVALEEIVPLLKEDHKRAALIARAINDLNSETFTVDEKTVQTNIVFVNIRSKFITSVNFAERLLQVQEDVEDDRIMIKCLPLTRTTVRFVLYHEITDAMLEAVIRKITYVIRSMDVNE; this is encoded by the exons ATGTCCGACATTTCAAAAGGATACTGGTTTTTCGAAACGTCCGAGGtggagaaaaaa TATACCGTTGTTGATTTACGAAGCGATACACTTACCAAACCGACTAAAGCGATGCGACTTGCTATGTTCAACGCAGAAGTAGGGGATGACGTTTACGAGGAAGATCCAACAGTAAAAA aattagaagaaaaggCTGCGACATTGATGGGGAAAGAAGCTGCGCTTTTCGTTACTTCCGGGACAATGGGAAATTTAATCGCCA TTATGACTCACTGCGACGTACGTGGAAGCGAAGCTTATTGCGGCGAGGAATCTCATACGATTTTACACGAGCAAGGTGGTGCTGCTCAATTAGGAGGTGTAACTTTGTGTCCTTTACCAAATAAACCTGACGGAAGCTTCGATCTAGCGTTACTTCGAAACAAACTTCGTAACGATAGATTGCACGAACCAATCTCGAAATTGGTAATCGTAGAAAATACGATTAATGGTAAGATCGTGCCACAGGATTGGATCATAGAATTGGCTGGATTAGCCAAATCTTGCGATCTTAAATTACATTTAGATGGAGCAAGAATATGGAATGTTGTAACGGCATCTAACGTGTCGGCTAAAGATCTCGTGTCTGCATTCGATTCGGTCACGTTTTGTTTAAGCAAGGGTTTGGGGGCACCGATCGGTTCCTTATTATGCGGAGACAAATGCTTTATCAACAAAGCAAGGAGAATACGAAAGGTTTTAGGTGGAGGAATGAGACAGGTTGGTATTATCGCGGCTGCTGGACTCGTGGCTCTAGAAGAAATCGTACCTTTGTTGAAAGAAGACCATAAAAGAGCAGCTCTCATCGCACGAGCGATCAACGATTTAAACTCCGAAACGTTCACCGTCGACGAGAAAACTGTACAGACAAATATagtttttgtaaatatacgtTCTAAATTCATAACTTCGGTGAATTTTGCAGAAAGGCTTCTACAAGTTCAAGAGGATGTGGAGGACGAtcgaataatgataaaatgttTGCCTCTAACGAGAACGACCGTTAGATTTGTCTTATACCATGAAATTACCGACGCGATGCTGGAAGCGGTCATACGTAAAATCACCTACGTTATCAGAAGTATGGATGTGAACGAATAA
- the LOC127072691 gene encoding uncharacterized protein LOC127072691 isoform X2, with amino-acid sequence MRLAMFNAEVGDDVYEEDPTVKKLEEKAATLMGKEAALFVTSGTMGNLIAIMTHCDVRGSEAYCGEESHTILHEQGGAAQLGGVTLCPLPNKPDGSFDLALLRNKLRNDRLHEPISKLVIVENTINGKIVPQDWIIELAGLAKSCDLKLHLDGARIWNVVTASNVSAKDLVSAFDSVTFCLSKGLGAPIGSLLCGDKCFINKARRIRKVLGGGMRQVGIIAAAGLVALEEIVPLLKEDHKRAALIARAINDLNSETFTVDEKTVQTNIVFVNIRSKFITSVNFAERLLQVQEDVEDDRIMIKCLPLTRTTVRFVLYHEITDAMLEAVIRKITYVIRSMDVNE; translated from the exons ATGCGACTTGCTATGTTCAACGCAGAAGTAGGGGATGACGTTTACGAGGAAGATCCAACAGTAAAAA aattagaagaaaaggCTGCGACATTGATGGGGAAAGAAGCTGCGCTTTTCGTTACTTCCGGGACAATGGGAAATTTAATCGCCA TTATGACTCACTGCGACGTACGTGGAAGCGAAGCTTATTGCGGCGAGGAATCTCATACGATTTTACACGAGCAAGGTGGTGCTGCTCAATTAGGAGGTGTAACTTTGTGTCCTTTACCAAATAAACCTGACGGAAGCTTCGATCTAGCGTTACTTCGAAACAAACTTCGTAACGATAGATTGCACGAACCAATCTCGAAATTGGTAATCGTAGAAAATACGATTAATGGTAAGATCGTGCCACAGGATTGGATCATAGAATTGGCTGGATTAGCCAAATCTTGCGATCTTAAATTACATTTAGATGGAGCAAGAATATGGAATGTTGTAACGGCATCTAACGTGTCGGCTAAAGATCTCGTGTCTGCATTCGATTCGGTCACGTTTTGTTTAAGCAAGGGTTTGGGGGCACCGATCGGTTCCTTATTATGCGGAGACAAATGCTTTATCAACAAAGCAAGGAGAATACGAAAGGTTTTAGGTGGAGGAATGAGACAGGTTGGTATTATCGCGGCTGCTGGACTCGTGGCTCTAGAAGAAATCGTACCTTTGTTGAAAGAAGACCATAAAAGAGCAGCTCTCATCGCACGAGCGATCAACGATTTAAACTCCGAAACGTTCACCGTCGACGAGAAAACTGTACAGACAAATATagtttttgtaaatatacgtTCTAAATTCATAACTTCGGTGAATTTTGCAGAAAGGCTTCTACAAGTTCAAGAGGATGTGGAGGACGAtcgaataatgataaaatgttTGCCTCTAACGAGAACGACCGTTAGATTTGTCTTATACCATGAAATTACCGACGCGATGCTGGAAGCGGTCATACGTAAAATCACCTACGTTATCAGAAGTATGGATGTGAACGAATAA
- the LOC127072686 gene encoding eukaryotic translation initiation factor 3 subunit D: MDEVVELDDCDQKEKRAHFQAPAIQHNPDGWGPCELPDQFKDIPYQPFSKGDRLGKICDWTAPAFQDKKFPNKYTSQFGSGSQYAYYHDEDESTFHLVDTTRVQKPPYQRGRFRHNQRNLRGRGGQRGALSQMQQLGKLKLRERERKGQTKRWGRQQGLRNHKNQPPIKIRDASVTVRPDWVTIEEMDFPRLAKLSLPSVKDGEDILCCGSLEYYDKTYDRVNVKNEKPLQRIDRIFHTVTTTDDPIIRKLSKTEGNVYATDAILATIMCCTRSNYSWDIVIEKIGDKLFFDKRDNTEFDLLTVNETSVEPPQDDGNSLNSPRNLALEATFINHNFSQQVLKSNEPRHKFDEGNPFISEEEESDVASVAYRYRKWDLNNGIVLVARCEHDAVMQGPNNETQFLTIKALNEWDSKLANGVEWRQKLDTQRGAVLANELRNNACKLAKWTVQAILAGSDQLKFGYVSRAIVRDSSKHVILGTQQYKPNEFATQINLNMDNAWGILRCIIDICMKQKDGKYLIMKDPNKPMIRLYDIPDNTFESEGEEDEDEDEPTNDAFQS, encoded by the exons ATGGACGAAGTTGTAGAATTGGACGATTgcgatcaaaaagaaaaaagagcgcATTTCCAAGCGCCGGCAATTCAACATAATCCTGACGGCTGGGGCCCATGTGAATTGCCAGATCAATTTAAAGATATTCCTTATCAACCATTTTCGAAAGGCGACAGGCTAGGAAAA ATCTGCGATTGGACTGCACCAGCATTTCAAGACAAGAAATTTCCaa ACAAGTACACTTCTCAATTTGGCTCGGGAAGTCAATATGCTTACTATCACGACGAAGATGAAAGTACTTTCCACCTTGTGGATACAACAAGAGTGCAGAAGCCACCTTATCAACGTGGCAGGTTCAGGCACAACCAGCGTAATTTGCGCGGACGTGGAGGCCAGCGTGGTGCTTTGAGTCAGATGCAGCAGCTAGGTAAATTAAAGCTACGCGAACGCGAACGCAAGGGACAAACAAAACGTTGGGGTAGGCAGCAGGGATTAAGAAATCACAAGAATCAACCACCCATCAAGATTCGAGACGCTTCTGTCACCGTACGACCCGATTGGGTGACCATAGAAGAGATGGATTTCCCGAGATTAGCTAAACTCTCATTACCCAGTGTTAAAGATGGAGAAGACATACTCTGTTGTGGATCTCTAGAGTATTACGACAAAACTTATGACAGAGTAAATGTCAAGAATGAGAAACCGTTGCAAAGAATCGACCGTATCTTCCATACCGTTACTACTACCGATGATCCTATTATCCGTAAGCTATCGAAGACCGAGGGCAACGTCTATGCCACTGATGCCATACTCGCTACAATCATGTGCTGCACTCGTAGTAATTATTCATGGGATATAGTGATCGAAAAAATCGGAGACAAGCTTTTCTTTGATAAACGAGACAATACAGAATTCGATCTTTTGACTGTAAACGAAACTAGCGTGGAACCACCGCAGGATGACGGAAATTCCTTAAATTCTCCAAGGAATCTGGCATTAGAGGCCACgtttattaatcataatttcTCGCAGCAGGTGCTTAAATCCAACGAACCACGTCACAAGTTCGACGAAGGAAATCCTTTCATCtccgaagaggaggagagtgACGTAGCCAGCGTTGCTTATCGCTATCGTAAATGGGATCTGAACAATGGCATCGTGTTAGTTGCTCGATGCGAACACGATGCCGTGATGCAAGGCCCGAATAACGAAACGCAATTTCTAACTATTAAAGCATTGAACGAATGGGATTCCAAACTTGCAAATGGTGTGGAATGGCGCCAGAAGTTGGATACCCAACGCGGTGCAGTACTAGCTAATGAACTTAGAAATAATGCTTGCAAATTAGCCAAGTGGACTGTTCAAGCAATATTAGCTGGATCCGATCAATTGAAATTCGGATACGTTTCACGTGCGATCGTACGTGATTCTAGCAAACACGTAATTCTTGGTACCCAACAGTATAAGCCCAATGAATTTGCCACtcaaattaatttgaatatgGATAATGCCTGGGGTATATTGAGATGTATCATTGACATTTGTATGAAGCAAAAGGATGGGAAATACTTGATTATGAAGGATCCTAATAAGCCCATGATTCGTTTGTACGATATACCTGACAATACTTTCGAGAGCGAAGgagaggaagacgaagacgaagacgaaccTACGAACGACGCATTCCAAAGTTAA
- the LOC127072682 gene encoding uncharacterized protein LOC127072682 yields MLTVMCPNCRHRFPATGCCDPRATQKDNNFEETSAYYGGMLVPRGYTSGGGCVINAPTIIHGPAIIQSDGRHCGSVTRIVDAETIDSAKGPTCDNDKPMKNSTCNSSERLTKCPRPDQSDDQTKMQTEDRQSPSICRITTTCDLTGGSVTISTPSIQSGGCFIQSTNSCVLVQTPHVEIRPKLSGGGCLVQTKISTDDQDDSLVAKSTMDEQIDDTRCAFSNLEDIYSNRMTLIPPSGCQELPGIRRSSSSKVCSEKRPIDEDFDRPRYNFCEGDSGFSSIKVTHKQDSRTHDRFHDKEEQLPSKQQSTTRHRATFQDPVFCSRPQSGCMEKKSDCSHNDVRNLCQGNIMMVNNGLQFNPSIGDFSKNSNDHESLLHPSSGVQIQVNATVQLPANLGQCFVNITATRTNSNCPERSAVIGSCNNFNGGGIVESEDDCVRNDSVMKDCDNGSTYNNTERREETPTTPVSWVIPWGFDTYLIDKDRAKLLEVKKLLQTCGWYHEGLSWQQSESLLKNAAVGRWLMRDSSDSRYTFAVSVQTERGPTSVRVHYFLRRFRLDAEPRFALAMPLFDCPIKMLEHYVEYSKRIDEHRREVWVDFSGQLYSQIYLTKPLVKEVRSLSHLARLSVNKNKLPTEHLPPIIKNYLAEYPYTL; encoded by the coding sequence ATGCTGACAGTGATGTGTCCTAATTGTCGCCATCGGTTCCCGGCGACCGGTTGCTGCGATCCGAGAGCAACGCAAAAGGACAATAACTTCGAGGAAACGTCGGCTTACTACGGCGGTATGTTGGTGCCCAGAGGATATACCAGCGGTGGTGGTTGTGTGATAAACGCACCAACGATCATTCACGGACCAGCTATTATCCAGTCGGACGGACGTCATTGCGGTTCCGTCACAAGAATCGTTGACGCCGAAACGATCGACTCGGCGAAAGGTCCGACATGCGATAACGATAAGCCGATGAAGAACTCGACTTGTAATTCGTCAGAGAGGCTAACGAAGTGTCCACGACCTGATCAGTCCGATGATCAGACGAAAATGCAAACGGAAGATCGTCAATCGCCCTCGATATGTCGTATAACGACTACTTGCGATCTGACAGGTGGTAGCGTGACCATTTCAACACCCAGTATACAGTCAGGAGGTTGTTTTATTCAAAGCACCAATTCTTGCGTCCTGGTGCAGACTCCGCACGTCGAAATTCGTCCGAAATTGTCGGGCGGAGGTTGTCTTGTTCAAACGAAAATATCGACGGACGATCAGGACGACAGTTTAGTTGCGAAGTCGACGATGGACGAACAAATCGACGATACCAGATGTGCCTTTTCCAATCTCGaagatatttattcgaatagaATGACTCTGATACCACCGAGTGGATGTCAAGAATTACCGGGTATCAGGAGGAGTTCTTCGTCGAAGGTCTGCTCGGAAAAACGGCCGATCGACGAAGATTTCGATAGACCACGTTATAATTTTTGCGAAGGTGACTCTGGATTTTCTAGTATCAAAGTAACGCACAAGCAAGATTCCCGAACGCACGACAGGTTTCACGATAAAGAAGAACAGTTACCATCGAAACAGCAGTCAACGACGAGACATCGAGCTACCTTTCAAGATCCGGTCTTTTGTTCGCGACCGCAGTCCGGTTGCATGGAAAAGAAGTCTGATTGCTCGCACAACGACGTTCGAAATCTTTGTCAAGGGAACATAATGATGGTTAATAATGGGTTGCAATTTAATCCGTCCATAGGAGACTTTTCGAAGAACTCAAACGATCACGAatctcttcttcatccttctAGCGGCGTTCAGATTCAAGTGAACGCTACTGTTCAATTGCCGGCGAATTTAGGTCAATGTTTCGTGAATATAACGGCAACTAGAACGAATTCCAACTGTCCTGAACGTTCCGCGGTTATCGGAAGCTGTAACAATTTCAACGGTGGTGGTATCGTCGAGTCAGAGGACGATTGTGTTAGGAACGATTCCGTCATGAAAGATTGCGACAACGGGAGTACTTACAATAAtacagaaagaagagaggaaacaCCAACTACACCTGTTTCTTGGGTTATCCCTTGGGGTTTTGATACCTACCTGATAGACAAGGATAGAGCAAAATTACTGGAGGTGAAGAAACTTCTTCAAACGTGCGGATGGTATCACGAGGGTCTAAGCTGGCAACAAAGTGAAAGTCTTCTTAAGAACGCTGCCGTTGGCAGATGGTTGATGAGAGATAGCTCGGACAGCAGATACACCTTTGCTGTTTCCGTGCAAACCGAAAGGGGTCCAACATCCGTCAGAGTACACTATTTTCTTAGACGCTTTAGGCTAGACGCAGAACCAAGATTCGCTCTTGCCATGCCGCTCTTCGATTGCCCTATCAAAATGTTAGAACATTACGTCGAGTATTCGAAAAGAATAGATGAGCATAGGAGAGAGGTCTGGGTCGATTTTAGCGGCCAACTTTACAGTCAAATCTACCTCACGAAACCTTTGGTCAAAGAAGTTAGATCCCTTTCCCACTTGGCAAGATTGAGCGTCAACAAGAACAAGTTACCTACCGAACATCTGCCACCAATCATCAAAAATTATCTCGCGGAGTATCCGTACACGCTTTGA
- the LOC127072688 gene encoding aromatic amino acid aminotransferase DDB_G0287711-like produces MDYSTFFSKITLRRRGNLIRQITETYLNSNNPDAISFAGGLPNTETYPYKELNVTYKDGTCSKLDGQELASALQYGSARGYLPLMKKFREFQSKWHNPKWKNWDVIFTCGSQDACSKIYEMFIDEGDPIMVQSPTYTATINTLASLNVDFIEITQDADGIIPEQIIKVCEERLRDGRPLPKLIYINPIGANPTGTVLSESRKKQIYELAQKYNFLIIEDDAYYFINFLNKQPTSLFSLDTEGRVIRLDSISKIISAGMRLGCITAHTELLSKLIMHVENSVLQANSLSQVLLFKLFDLWGKDRLDQHFKSIQDFYRTRRNIMLKEIEKHLTGLAEWTEPKGGFFIWLKLIGIDDTSKFIKEKCVPNGIFIIPGNVFNYDINKPDQHIRLSYSYGTQEEIERGLSKLAELIRKASKLSIYK; encoded by the exons atggattattcaacatttttttcaaagatcactcttagaagaagaggaaatctGATACGGCAAATAA CTGAGACTTACTTAAACAGTAATAATCCAGATGCAATAAGTTTTGCTGGTGGATTGCCAAATACCGAGACTTATCCTTATAAAGAATTAAACGTGACCTACAAAGATGGAACATGTTCGAAACTCGACGGTCAAGAATTAGCATCAGCACTTCAATATGGATCTGCTAGAGG ATATTTGCCTTTGATGAAAAAGTTCCGAGAATTTCAATCCAAATGGCACAATCCTAAATGGAAAAATTGGGACGTAATATTTACTTGTGGTTCGCAAGATGCTTGTTCCAAAATTTATGAGATGTTTATTGATGAAGGTGATCCAATTATGGTTCAATCACCAACATATACAGCTACTATCAATACA CTAGCATCTTTGAATGTTGATTTCATAGAAATTACCCAGGATGCTGACGGTATCATTCCTGAGCAAATAATTAAAGTATGCGAAGAAAGATTACGTGATGGAAGGCCATTACCGaag ttaaTATATATCAACCCTATTGGTGCAAATCCAACGGGAACTGTATTGTCCGAGAGCCGTAAGAAGCAAATATATGAATTGGCACAGAAATACAATTTCCTTATTATAGAGGACGACGcatactattttattaattttttaaataaacaacctacgtctctcttttcgttggaTACCGAGGGACGCGTTATAAGGTTGGATTCTATTAGTAAAATTATCAGCGCAGGTATGAGATTAGGTTGCATCACGGCTCATACTGAATTATTGagtaaattaataatgcaTGTAGAAAATAGCGTTTTACAAGCCAACTCATTATCACAG GTTCTTTTGttcaaattatttgatttgtgGGGAAAGGATCGACTCGATCAACATTTCAAGAGTATTCaagatttttatcgaacaagACGTAACATTATGCTAAAGGAAATTGAAAAACACCTTACAG GATTGGCCGAATGGACAGAGCCTAAAGGTGGTTTCTTTATATGGCTGAAACTAATCGGAATTGATGATAcatcaaaatttataaaggAAAAGTGTGTACCCAATGGTATTTTCATAATCCCTGgaaatgtatttaattatgaCATCAATAAACCGGACCAACACATACGTTTATCCTATAGTTATGGAACTCAAGAGGAGATTGAAAGG GGACTCTCAAAGCTGGCAGAATTGATACGAAAAGCTTctaaattatcgatttataaatga
- the LOC127072687 gene encoding protein SAAL1 — translation MSEDDSSENISDTDYVNYSVMLESGQFDNKELGTMRGDSIGDTVYSAKWIINTLISLSKVQDVGWTQKLENDLCILWDMTAEKDIAMYLYENDFLKIVEASLETSTVPRLTEILFGIIGNMSCQTSILESMGNNKQLVKTIWRNLLSDDTESLLQIFRLLQAMIWDIQRNPESQWVKNIKECDFFSDVVIFVLNSSTNNDLLVTTLDLLLSISQLSDTNLLLELFNIEKLVSALLECFMQVIPQQKSHFTEAELKVIEKWLTVLSTVVKFEQITSNKNSKDIMKLMEIIFKILQPYKHKSNLIPIDENSALCIQECIEIILYIQKTKTCIIPEINSIIINIICKLKSAEQDDFKTRLDDITIELIDYLERYWVEMLGIYSTDHIKDILCICNKQVANSLVEFIKLRPNVSQFKLEKLLEAYSCLS, via the exons ATGAGCGAAGACGATTCCTCTGAGAATATATCAGATACAGATTATGTCAATTATTCTGTTATGTTAGAATCGGGCCAGTTTGACAATAAAGAATTAGGTACAATGAGAGGCGATAGTATAGGAGATACTGTTTATAGTGCAAAATGGATAATTAATACGCTTATCTCTTTATCAAAG GTTCAAGATGTTGGTTGGACgcagaaattagaaaatgatttgTGTATACTATGGGATATGACAGCTGAGAAGGATATAGCcatgtatttatatgaaaatgacTTTCTAAAAATAGTTGAAGCTTCTTTAGAAACTTCTACTGTACCTAGATTAACA gaGATATTATTTGGTATTATTGGTAATATGAGTTGTCAAACAAGTATATTAGAATCTATGGGAAATAATAAGCAACTTGTCAAAACGATCTGGAGAAATCTTTTATCAGATGATACAGAATCTTTACTTCAGATTTTTAGGTTATTACAAGCAATGATTTGGGATATTCAAAGAAATCCTGAATCCCAATgggtaaaaaatattaaagagtgTGATTTTTTTAGCGACGTTgtgatttttgtattaaatagtTCTACTAATA ATGATCTACTCGTTACAACTTTAGATTTACTACTTTCAATTTCACAACTAAGCGATACCAACCTTCtgttagaattatttaatatagaaaaactGGTTTCTGCACTTTTAGAGTGTTTTATGCAAGTTATTCCGCAACAGAAATCTCATTTCACAGAAGCAGAATTGAAAGTGATAGAAAAATGGCTTACTGTATTGTCTACTGTAGTAAAATTTGAACAGATAACAagcaataaaaatagtaaagacattatgaaattaatggaaattatatttaagatattacagccatataaacataaaagtaatttaattCCAATTGACGAGAATTCTGCTTTGTGTATTCAGGAatgtattgaaataatattatacattcaaAAAACTAAAACATGTATTATACCAGAAATAAACagtattataataaacatCATCTGCAAACTTAAATCAG CTGAACAAGATGATTTTAAAACTCGTCTGGATGATATAACTATTGAACTTATTGACTACTTAGAAAGATATTGGGTGGAAATGTTAGGAATATATAGTACTGACCATATAAAAGATatcctatgtatatgtaataagcAAGTTGCAAATAGTTTGGTTGAATTCATTAAACTACGACCTAATGTATCACAGTTTAAATTAGAGAAGTTATTAGAAGCATATTCTTGCCTCtcgtaa
- the LOC127072693 gene encoding 7-methylguanosine phosphate-specific 5'-nucleotidase — protein MVGESVQKKMPDKITIDDFPILKSKHVYIKDTNATINIINIMLRGGADHLQIVTDFDLTLTKQHVDGKLVLSSFGLFGKCNQLPSEYTNESRRLYHKYRPIEIDPNLSLKEKIEAMSDWMIAAEKLLKGIEFDPKELSEVAEKYGTPLRDGTKEFLEKLNNANIPVLVFSAGLGDVVEAILKCHKVFFNNVKIISNFLKYNGTKIDGFKNKKLIHVFNKNEHALEQEYFKVIEGRRHVLLMGDTTGDANMVNGMDDTVAVLKIGFLYDKAEENLANYMEEFDIVLVDDQTMHVATEILRTILK, from the exons ATGGTTGGGGAGTCGGTACAAAA AAAGATGCCGGATAAAATTACTATCGACGAC TTTCCTATTTTAAAGTCAAAACATGTTTATATCAAGGATACAAACgctacaataaatattattaatattatgctACGGGGTGGAGCAGACCATTTACAG ATTGTCACAGATTTTGACTTAACACTAACCAAACAACATGTTGATGGCAAATTGGTGCTCAGCAGCTTtg gtTTATTTGGAAAATGTAATCAATTACCATCCGAGTATACGAATGAGTCTAGACGATTATATCACAAATACAGACCTATAGAAATTGATCCAAATTTatctctaaaagaaaaaatagaagccATGAGCGATTGGATGATTGCTgctgaaaaattattaaaaggaaTAGAATTTGATCCAAAAGAATTGTCTGAAGTTGCAGAAAAATACGGTACACCTTTACGCGATGGTACCAAAGAATTCttggaaaaattaaataatgctAACATACCAGTTCTTGTATTCAGTGCTGGTTTAGGGGATGTTGTAGAAGCTATTCTAAAATGTCATAaagttttctttaataatgttaaaattatatcgaattttcttaaatataatgGTACAAAAATAGATGgattcaaaaacaaaaaactgatacatgtttttaataaaaatgaacatgCTCTTGaacaagaatattttaaagttATTGAAGGAAGACGACATGTATTACTAATGGGTGATACAACTGGAGATGCAAATATGGTAAATGGTATGGATGATACAGTAGCAGTTTTAAAAATTGGATTTTTGTATGATAAA gcAGAAGAAAATCTGGCTAATTATATGGAGGAGTTTGATATTGTATTAGTGGATGATCAAACGATGCACGTGGCAACAGAAATATTAAgaactatattaaaataa